The following nucleotide sequence is from Vitis vinifera cultivar Pinot Noir 40024 chromosome 14, ASM3070453v1.
AAAAtcacctttttatttatttatttattatagagcttgttttttatttttgctcttCTGATTAAATTTCGTTTTTTCTAATAgaatgaagaaagaagaaggatCGATTCTAATTGGATTAAACATTACCAAAAACactcatctaaaaaaaattaaagaatcaaTTGAAGTAATTTTTTGCCACTCGTAAAGTGATTCTTTTGGGTTATATTCGAACAccaaataattttccttaaacCATATTCgggtttaaatatatatatatatatatatatatatatataataaaattaaaaataaaaaataaaaaataaaattgaacccGCCTAACATATTTATGCTTTTctcaaattattgttattagCCACGCTCCTAAAAAAACCCAGCCCAATGCCAAATAGGGTATGTAGAGCATAATTTTTCCCGTTTTGGGCTGAAAGAGGGTTGAGTTGGGTTGGGCTTGGGATTGGGCTGAACCGGCCCACGCCAGGATGCAGCAATCGGACAAAAATATCTTTCATCTGTCTGTATGTCCGTAGCATTTTCGCTGTCTTCTGGAGAAGCTGAGTTTGGTACATTCCTCTCTTGCTCTCTCTCTCGCCCTAGACTCCAATTCAAGCCACACCCACTTATAATTTCCATCTCCTCTCACCTCACCTAATTAGATTTCGCACCTGCACTGAAAATTcacaagaagaaagaaaatggtaatattttccctcaaatcaCTTTTCTTCTCTTCAGATTCAAACCCATATTCCCTGTCTGTGTCTCTGTCTTTTGTTTATCCATTTTTCACTTTCCtctattgttttcttttatttaatctaCTCAGGTTATGTAATGTTTCATTGGGCATTGCACGAATTGACTTAGCTGTTTTGCGTCAGCTGTGGATTTTCATATactttatgcttttttttttttatttgtttggaaTTGGCTACATATGGAACCATGTTTACTGTTTCAGTTTCAGGTTGTTCATCCACATTACGAGTAGCAGATTCATGGAATCATAGTGGGCATGTCACAATTTTGATATCTTAGTTCAGTAAAATAGGTGAAGTAGAAAAGGCTAATGAAAATCAGCTCTGTTAAAGATGAAATATCATGCCTATAATTTACATTCTGTTTGGATTGTTAGAAGTTATTGATATATTTAGTTACtgtattaaaattatatttaattactatatatttatttagttactatatatttatttatttagttgttatatatcttatttatttagttattatattagaattattttctttctttttagaaGTAAGACTAAATTagtcttcattttcttttattaggtCTATTTAAATTCTAACAGTGTTGTACCCATTTTCAGGAGAATTCATAATAAGAAGTTCTagattttcttctctctcttttatctttttttctctttgaatcttttttagATTGAAATATGGTAGCAGAGCAAAATTGATATTTATGGGACTTTTAATTTGTGATCTCATGGAAGAGAGTTTAATCTTATGCTCTACTTTCTTATTTGTTTGATCATTGAATTCTTTTTTCGTCATGTTTGATTGTGGGATATCATAATGGGTGATCACATCGTTCTTTTCCTATTTGATCTTGGTATTTGATTTCGTATTTGTTTTCTTCGGTTTGTATTTGCTTTCTTTTGTTCGATGGTTATTTGTTGTTTATTCATCATGACTAAGATGATTCCCTTCAATCTATTAGTGTGAGattagatggaaaaaaaattattcagatTGGAGTTATGtgataaaaaattttctaaaggGCAAAAGGATGTGGGGTTATATCATTGGCATTCTATGCaaacctataaataaaaaagagaaaaaaatatatgcagAACAGTTAGATGCTTGGGAAGCAAGCAATTCGAAAATTATCACCTGGATCAACAACTGTATTGATAATTTGATAAGCATACAGTTGGCGAAGTATGAAACTGCCAAGGAGATCAGGGAACATTTGGAAAGATTGTATACCCAATCTAAATTCCCCTATTTATTTGttggatatgaatccaaattctaTTTGTTTCTATTTGTTATATATGAATCTAAATTCCATCTATCTCTATTTGTTGGATATAAAACCAAATTCTGTCTAACTCTATTTGTTGAATATGAATCCAAGTTTTGTTTATCTCTTCTTCTGTCTTTATTCCTTGATCTCTCATTTCTTAATAGTTTTATGTcaacttctatttttctttccttgatggTTTAGTTTtgtgtcttcttcttcttcttctctctttccttgatagttttagttttatgtcTTCTACTATTTCTTCTTTGAGCATATACCTTTCTTTTCTagtcatattttcttctttaagcATATACGCTTTCTATTCCtaccaaattttataatgtCTCTATGTCTAAACTTGTTTGCATTGATCATTTCTTGAATGATGTAGATAGTTTTCATGCAGATATtggtattttggtttttttattgtCATACTCCTTCCTCTCCTTCTACGGCTACTCCAACACCTTCTGAGATTGTGGATTCTCCTTTCCCACGTTCTTGTTAGTGTCTTCACCATGACTAAGGAACTTTTTGCTTTGCATAAGACTGATATTGGGTATTTGGTAATTCAATTAAGTGGTACAAAGCTCGATTGTTTGCTAAGGGATATTCTTAATAGTATGATTGTGAAGTTGTTTACCAAATCACACCCACTTCcgtgttttcaatttttgtttgacAACCCTCGATGCTTCTTGCAATTGCATCATGAGTTTGTGGAGATATTAgaagttattaatatatttagttactgtattaaatttatatatttaattactatatatttatttagttattatatatttagttactatatatcttatttatttagttactatattagaattgttttctttctttttaaaagtaaGGATAAattagtctttattttcttttattaggtctatttaaattataattatgttgTACCCATTTTCAAGAGAATTCTTAATAAGAAGTTctagattttcttttctcttttttggatttcaaaatgGATCTTGCAAAGTCcttggaaaaggaaaaaaagtgaGGCATCCAAACTAtcttgtttgatttgatttatagTGGAAAGTGCAAAGTCCATGCTATATAATAAACATTATTTAGAgatttatacattttcaaaagtGGATGGAGgagtaaagaagaaaaataaatttggagaaaTATGTTAGAAAGGGTTTTTTAagtttaaacatattttttattttccttggctttttctttccttttttttcttcattttattttcttcccttggTACTTCgcttcaaacttttcaaaatcCATAAGGAGTCTTAAGAGGCTgttgttttttcatttgaagTATGAATAGGTCTAGATTTATCTGAAATTTGAAtagaaatgaatgaaaatgagTCATTTAGACTTTaggtttgaaataaaatttcccTCTTGGCTTTTGGAGGAGTCTTTAAGCATCCGTTGTATACTTCATGTATACTATGGGGAGCTCTTTTGacatttcatttctttgtttaatatactcattctttatctatcaaaaagaaaggtttgaaataaaataaataaaaaataaaaaaatgatttttttaattcaaacaaaATGTCTGAAAATaagacttagaaaaaaaaaaggcactaAAATATATGAAGTCTTAATAGACTtcagataaaataaaataaaaaaaggggcTAGTTTATTAGTTTCTTTTGTTAcacttttattttaagttttttcattttattttgcaaCAAGAATGCTATATAAAATAACAAGCTATGCTACAAGCCCAGCACAAACTAATGTAGGACtctaaatttaaaggaaaaatgactgatatatttgattaattttagaattttcttcatcctttttatttttttaaataaggacCCTTTCCTAATAAACAAGCATGAAATGATTTTAGTGTACACCCAGTTTTTGTGAAATATCACTAACgctaaatgattttcaagccCCAACATGAGAAACTAACCACTAGAATTACATCACTACCAACCTCTGGCAATGCTAGCGATTGCTTTTTCTGGGTATGCACATACTTTTGAATGATGTTATTAATTgctcaaaagaaagaaatagttGGAATGgattctattttattaaaaaggaaaaagaagttgTTGTGAAAATTGTATGCAAACTAGTTTTACTGTCTTAAGGGTTTTAGTTGGAGTCTGTAGCCCATTTGTGTTATCCTTCTCAACCTCTTTGTAAACTGTTCAGGCTAGGTGGCGGATGTTTCATTGTTCTAGGTTTCTcttcaataaaattatgtttaatggtggtatgttattttcattatttattttggcATTTCTTGTTCCTAAAAAGGTTAATATTTTGatgatgatattaaattatttatttaatgattattATTGTATTTGCTTGTATATacaaatcttaattttctttcaattaatattttagaaagTGAAAACCGTGAAATAATAGTTCAGACAATTAGGCTTGTGTTGGGAATTTTATATATGGTTGGTTTGAGTTTGAACTTgtactttcaaacctgtttaaCGGAGGAGCCGGGATTGGGTCACAGGTGGGTTGTTGCTATAGGATGTTAGTCCTTCTCTATTCTGACCTTAGCCATTGCCGTCTCTTTTTCTGGCTGTTAAAGTGCTCTAGCCTTGAGGTACCAGAGTTCAACTGATATATCCATCCTAAGCTTCATAGCTCTGATAtggacttaaattaaattaattgagtTCAAGATGCACAATGCTTCAGGGGATAAGAACGATTTATACCTTCAGATACTATTTGATTGCTATTTGTACCTTATTACTAAGAAGGACAAAATGCTGATTAGCTTTTCTAGACTTAAACAGCAAAATAAAATACGATAAGATTGCTTGCATTCCAATTGATTAAATTAACTCAAGATTATGCATGCTAAGTGGGAGCTTTTTGGATTTGCTATTGAGATAGTTGTGCTACagaattctaataaaaaaaaagggtgttGTGCTACAGAAACACATTACATTTACACATGTACACACAAACAACTCATGCTTACTTTTTATCACCTTGTGTGACAGCTAATAACTCGTCTGTCGTAGTCTATGGGCCTCACTTCTTTAAGTAGTTCACTGGTACCTCTTTTAGTTTGATCCCTTCAGATTGGGGACCCTTAGCTCTGTGGGGTCTTTTTGGTCAGTAATCTGTGGTATTAGGCAAGCTTGGCCAGAGTTGCTCTGCGGGGTCTTGATGTTGTATACGTCGTGTatgcttttttaaaatttaatacaatcttcatttacctatcaaaaaaaataggGGTAGATGTTTAGTTTTCTTGAAAAAACAGTAGTGCATTCAGTTCTAAGGTTTTTGTCTTATGCATATTTTTTGTTGGAAACAACaaagttaatttaaatgaactaaTAAGTACAAAGAAGGATGCACATCCTTCCAAAACAAACAAGATaagatgaaattttattatcatttcaggttatttaatttaaagCTATTTTGAATTCCCTCTATCTTCTTCGCTGACATGGTAGAACTGCTGTGGACTCTAAACATGGGACTTCCTTTTAGGCTTCTTTTGGTGTTTGGGAAATAATTTCTGGAAATGGTAAAACAAGATAGCTACTGTACTTGCAAGATGAGATTGTAGGTATTTTGCTAATGGCTATATGTATTCCGAAATGAGGTAATCGACTTCAGTTTGGGATTCCACTTTCTTGGAAATGGGCTGGACAGACCAGCCACTCACCCACTTAAACAACCTTTTTGATGAAATAGCTAGCAGCATCACAATCATTGTGATATTATATATCATTTGATATGGGCAAGCTTCTTTctgattttcttttccttcaaaaaaaatGGAGCTTGGGAGAAGCATGAACTCTAGCATAGGTTGAATGTAAAGGGTAGATACcttgattaattaaaaactgATTTTCAGTTATCGCTGATGCTGTTGCTGCTgctattattgttgttattgttatcGTCTTTATGCTTAAAAATAGGATGAAGACATTAAGAACCTCAATCAATATAAGTTCATCCCACTGAAACTTGAGGTGTTGGCTCAAATTTGTACTACCAACATTCCAAACCGAAATTTGATTCCTCCAACATGAAAATTGATTCCATTCCTCAAACATGCTAGAATTTCTTCTGCTTCAATTTGTCATCTGATCAACTCTATGCAGAATGAATTTATCTCATATGCTGATATAGTCTCTTTTTGTTCCTCCATTCCCTATATTAATTCATAACTTTCTACATTTTCCTTATTTGTGCAGGAAAAAGAGGCGAAGAAGGAAGCTTTTAGGAAATATTTAGAATCTAGTGGAGTTCTTGATGCTCTGACCAAAGGTTCTGCTGTATTTAACTTTCTGGATTATGAATTACTAAAATGCAGTTGGCAACCTATTTATGAATTCCCTGTCTCATAATGTGGGTTTTTTTTGGGTGTGTTTGTTGTGCAGTCCTTGTTGCACTATATGAGCAGAATGACAAACCCTCCTCTGCTGTTGAGTAAGTTCATCACTGTGGTTCTTTTGGATTTCCATTAAGGATTAAAATCTATGCTATCATATTTaccatattaataaaaaaaaaggaatcgGCAACTGGTGAAAGGTAAATAATCCAGTTTAGCAAAGACCATTGAAAAACAAGCTTGGAAAATTCATTCCACGTCTCAGCTGAGTAGGGGATTGTAATGGCTTGTAGATATGATCTGTAGTAATATATGCATACATTTAAACAATCATACTAACACATGTAAATATGTAATATTGATCAAATGTCATAACCTAacttcttatatattttgtcTTGCAGGTTTGTCCAACAGAAGTTAGGTGGTCCAACTGTGTCTGAATATGAAAAGCTACAAGGTGAAATGTTAGATCTGCAAATAAAGTATAATGAGCTCTTGGCAGCGCACCAAGAGACCTGCAGACAGGCATGACTTCAATCACTTATTATGTCAGCATTTTGGCTAACATATATTGCAATTAATGACTGCCACATTGTCGAACTGCTAATTTATATATTCTGATTCTTTTAACAAGTTCCATCACACTTGGATGATGTGTCtaatgaaaagtttgaaatgTTCTGAAAACTAGGAGTCACAATAAGCCCACAAACATAATTGatagtaaaaaataacaatttcttGTTGTGAGCCTATTGGTTCTTTCCTCTCATCTGAGAGAGCGAGTGCCTGTGTAAGGAAGGGAGAGAGACACTGCTCTCTCTcaccacaaaaagaaaaagaaaaacaaggtaCCAACAGACACCACATACATCTTACTTATTTCCTTGTTCTCACCCGAGTGAGAGAGTAACTCCATCTCATATCTTACTTggttcttttttctcatttgcCTTTATGGATAGGGGAGTTCTCAGCCTGGAAAACCATAAGTACCTCCATGGAAGAATACAAATTTGTCTTACCTCATCTCAAATTTTGGATTGATGTCATTGTCTGATGAATGCTCTAGTTACTGCTCtggaaaatttttcctttttacataGACAATGCATTGATTGTGATTGCTCTCTGGTCCTGAAAAGTGAATACTTAGGCAGCTCGCTTGTTTTGGTTGACTGCAACCATATATTGGTCAGATGTTCTTTTCCATCAATCAAGTCTCTTTACCACTCTTTGAATGTTTTGGATCCATGCCGACTACCATCAATAAGCAGCATCCTAGATTTGCCTTTCTTCAATAAATGCATTTTAGCTGTGAGATATCAACTTTTCTAATGCATCcttaaatctttcttttaacACTTCAAAAATGCTTTTATGAACGATTCCCGCAGGGCTagtataacaaaaaaaattgtcctCAACTGCCTCTCCCTTTTaggaaggagagaaataagcagtagtcaaaattttcttaaaatgacATCTATCATAGGATCCCTCAAACACTTTTATGATGTCTTCTTTGATCATGTTCCAACTCATGGGAAAACCAATGATCATACTTTTCttttaatcagaaacaaacaTTTTATAGCCAAGAATAATTAGGTATTCTCCACactaaacctttttttttgataagtaagcacaGAATATATTGATAAGAGGCCAAAAAGCCACatgtatacagggagtatacaatcTAGCTAAGCCTcacaaccaaaaaagaaaacaaaagaacctcaccagcccttatgtggaggctatccactccaagGAGCCTATAAGAGCTCCACACTAAACCTTCATACCCATTCAATCTTTTCAAAACgttttttacctttttcctttttctttttgaggcAAAAGTGAGGTATAACAGTATAAAAAATGTCTAACATAAAGTGATTGTTATCAAAGATGAAAATGTCCTTGAAAGTCAGCACTATTTCATCAAAATATTGTGTTGGTGGACACATGAAACATGAATCAGAAATATTGAATCACTGACTTTTTTTCCCATTATTTCAGGTTTTATCAGaaattttctgtttcttttctaatttgatTGGGATTTTCAGCAATTATTCCATCTCAATCCTGCCCCTTtagaatatatatgaatataatcATATACATACCTTATTTG
It contains:
- the LOC100251329 gene encoding uncharacterized protein LOC100251329; the protein is MEKEAKKEAFRKYLESSGVLDALTKVLVALYEQNDKPSSAVEFVQQKLGGPTVSEYEKLQGEMLDLQIKYNELLAAHQETCRQFEEIKNSSTTTSSKETIDEEAPKDGL